The Streptococcus toyakuensis genome has a window encoding:
- a CDS encoding DUF3397 family protein, with protein sequence MGMILMKLASILLLILTLVVCIIITKLFRLKKLGRNFADLAFPVLVFEYYLITAKTFTHNFLPRLGLALSLLAIILVFFFLLKKRSFYYPKFIKFFWRAGFLLTLAMYIEMIVELMAQK encoded by the coding sequence ATGGGTATGATTTTAATGAAATTAGCATCTATTTTATTATTGATACTGACTCTCGTAGTCTGCATTATCATAACCAAACTTTTTAGATTAAAAAAACTAGGACGAAACTTTGCGGATTTGGCTTTTCCAGTCTTGGTATTTGAGTATTACTTGATTACAGCTAAAACCTTTACCCATAATTTCCTCCCTAGACTGGGCCTAGCCCTCTCACTCCTAGCCATTATTCTCGTTTTTTTCTTCCTTTTGAAAAAACGTAGCTTTTACTATCCTAAATTCATCAAATTCTTCTGGCGTGCAGGATTCTTATTAACCCTTGCCATGTATATCGAGATGATTGTTGAATTGATGGCCCAGAAATAA
- a CDS encoding TIGR01212 family radical SAM protein (This family includes YhcC from E. coli K-12, an uncharacterized radical SAM protein.) has product MKVMKSYNTLNDYYRKLFGEKTFKVPIDAGFDCPNRDGTVAHGGCTFCTVSGSGDAIVAPDAPIREQFYKEIDFMHRKWPDVQKYLVYFQNFTNTHEKVEVIRERYEQAINEPGVVGINIGTRPDCLPDETIEYLAELSERMHVTVELGLQTTYETTSDLINRAHSYELYVETVQRLRKYPKIEIVSHLINGLPGETHEMMIENVRRCVTDNDIQGIKLHLLHLMTNTRMQRDYHEGRLQLMSQDEYVKVICDQLEIIPKHIVIHRITGDAPRDMLIGPMWSLNKWEVLNSIEMEMRRRGSVQGCKAVKQEF; this is encoded by the coding sequence ATGAAAGTTATGAAATCTTATAATACTTTGAATGATTATTATCGAAAACTCTTTGGAGAAAAGACCTTTAAAGTCCCTATTGACGCGGGATTTGACTGTCCCAATCGTGATGGAACTGTGGCTCATGGAGGCTGTACTTTTTGTACGGTTTCAGGTTCTGGAGATGCTATCGTAGCACCGGATGCGCCTATCCGTGAGCAATTTTATAAGGAAATTGACTTTATGCACCGTAAGTGGCCGGATGTTCAGAAGTATCTGGTTTATTTTCAAAATTTTACCAACACCCATGAAAAGGTGGAAGTCATCCGAGAGCGCTATGAGCAGGCTATTAATGAGCCAGGTGTGGTAGGAATCAACATAGGAACGCGCCCTGACTGTTTACCAGACGAAACTATTGAATATTTGGCTGAGTTATCGGAGCGCATGCATGTGACGGTAGAGTTAGGCTTGCAGACCACTTATGAAACAACTTCTGATTTGATTAACCGTGCCCACTCTTATGAGTTGTACGTGGAGACGGTCCAGCGTTTGAGAAAGTATCCCAAGATTGAGATTGTTTCCCACTTGATTAACGGACTTCCTGGTGAAACCCATGAGATGATGATTGAAAATGTCCGCCGCTGTGTCACGGACAACGATATTCAAGGAATTAAGCTGCACTTGCTTCATCTGATGACTAATACGCGTATGCAACGAGATTACCACGAGGGACGTTTACAATTGATGAGCCAGGACGAATATGTCAAGGTCATCTGTGACCAACTGGAAATCATTCCCAAGCATATTGTCATCCATCGAATCACAGGAGATGCACCTAGAGATATGCTGATTGGGCCTATGTGGAGCCTCAATAAATGGGAAGTTCTCAACAGCATTGAGATGGAGATGCGACGTCGTGGAAGCGTTCAAGGATGCAAGGCTGTAAAACAGGAGTTTTGA
- a CDS encoding tRNA (mnm(5)s(2)U34)-methyltransferase yields the protein MKRPLEMAHEFLAEVVTKEDIVVDATMGNGHDTLFLAKLAKKVYAFDIQEQALEKTQERLDHAGMTNAQLILQGHETLDQFVTEAKAGIFNLGYLPSADKSVITQPQTTIEALEKLCHLLVKGGRIAIMIYYGHEGGDLERDAVLDFVSQLNQQEYTAAIYRTLNQVNNPPFLVIIEKLERYRHG from the coding sequence ATGAAAAGACCACTCGAGATGGCACATGAGTTTTTGGCTGAGGTAGTGACAAAAGAGGATATCGTAGTGGATGCGACCATGGGAAATGGTCATGACACTCTTTTTCTAGCCAAGCTAGCCAAGAAAGTCTATGCCTTTGATATTCAGGAGCAAGCCTTGGAAAAGACTCAGGAGCGTTTGGACCATGCTGGAATGACAAATGCCCAGTTAATCTTGCAAGGTCATGAGACACTGGACCAGTTTGTGACAGAAGCAAAAGCAGGGATTTTTAATCTGGGCTATTTGCCATCAGCTGATAAGTCTGTCATCACCCAACCTCAGACAACGATTGAAGCATTAGAAAAGCTGTGTCATTTGCTTGTCAAAGGTGGACGGATTGCTATCATGATCTACTATGGTCATGAAGGAGGCGACCTCGAGAGGGATGCTGTCTTGGATTTTGTCAGCCAGTTGAACCAACAAGAGTACACAGCTGCTATTTACCGAACTTTAAACCAAGTTAACAACCCACCATTTTTAGTAATTATTGAAAAATTAGAGAGATATAGACATGGATAA
- a CDS encoding cation:proton antiporter, with product MELLIYLILFLLVLIVSSTTNKLLPFLPLPLVQILLGIVIGLFLPNTDFHLNTELFLALVIGPLLFRESEEADITAILKHWRIIIYLIFPVIFISTLSLGGLAHLLWLSLPLAACLAVGAALGPTDLVAFASLSERFSFPKRVSNILKGEGLLNDASGLVAFQVALTAWTTGAFSLGQASSSLIFSILGGFLIGFLTAMTNRFLHTFLLSVRATDIASELLLELSLPLVTFFLAEEVHVSGIIAVVVAGILKASRFKKITLLEAQVDTVTETVWHTVNFMLNGSVFVILGMELEMIAEPILTNPIYNPLLLLGSLVALTFVLFAIRFVMIYGYYAYRTRRLKKKLNKYMKDMLLLTFSGVKGTVSIATILLIPSNLEQEYPLLLFLVAGVTLVSFLTGLVVLPHFSDEQEESKDYLMHIAILNEVTSELEKELETHKNKLPLYAAIDNYHGRIENLILSQENKGAQEDWAALKLLILSIESDGLEQAYEEGNISNRAYRVYQRYLKNIERGINRKFASRLTYYFLVSLRILRFLLHEVFTLGKTFRSWKDKEQSRLRALDYDQIAELYLANTEMIIESLENLKGVYRRSLISFMQESRLRETAIISSGAFVERVINRVKPNNIDEMLRGYYLERKLIFEYEEKRLITTKYAKKLRQNVNNLENYSLKEAANTLPYDMVELVRRN from the coding sequence GTGGAATTACTGATTTACCTCATCCTATTTTTACTGGTCTTGATTGTCTCGAGTACAACCAATAAGCTCCTGCCCTTTTTGCCTCTCCCTTTGGTGCAGATTCTTTTGGGAATCGTGATTGGTCTTTTTTTACCCAATACCGACTTTCACCTCAATACGGAGTTGTTTTTGGCACTGGTTATTGGGCCCTTGCTTTTTCGAGAGTCGGAAGAAGCGGACATTACAGCTATTTTAAAACACTGGCGAATCATTATTTATCTCATATTTCCAGTGATTTTTATCTCGACCCTGAGTTTGGGTGGCTTGGCCCATCTTCTTTGGCTCAGTCTTCCCTTGGCAGCTTGCTTGGCTGTTGGGGCAGCCCTTGGGCCTACGGATTTGGTAGCTTTTGCCTCTCTTTCGGAGAGGTTTAGCTTTCCAAAGCGCGTGTCCAATATTCTTAAGGGCGAAGGACTCTTGAATGATGCTTCTGGTTTGGTGGCTTTTCAGGTAGCTTTGACAGCTTGGACAACTGGAGCTTTTTCCCTTGGGCAAGCAAGTAGTTCGCTCATCTTTTCAATTCTAGGCGGTTTTTTGATTGGCTTTTTAACAGCCATGACTAATCGCTTTCTCCATACTTTCTTGCTAAGTGTGCGCGCAACGGATATTGCCAGCGAACTTTTATTAGAATTGAGTTTGCCTCTGGTGACCTTCTTTCTAGCAGAAGAGGTACACGTTTCAGGGATTATCGCCGTTGTGGTTGCTGGGATTTTAAAGGCAAGCCGTTTTAAGAAAATTACGCTCCTCGAAGCCCAAGTGGATACGGTGACCGAGACGGTCTGGCACACAGTGAACTTTATGCTCAACGGTTCTGTCTTTGTGATTTTAGGGATGGAGCTGGAAATGATAGCAGAGCCTATCTTGACCAATCCAATCTATAATCCCTTACTGTTATTGGGATCTCTTGTTGCCCTTACCTTTGTCCTCTTTGCCATTCGTTTTGTCATGATTTATGGCTATTATGCCTATAGGACCCGACGTCTCAAGAAAAAGCTAAATAAGTATATGAAGGATATGCTTCTCTTGACCTTCTCAGGTGTTAAGGGAACGGTGTCGATTGCTACGATCCTTCTGATACCAAGTAATCTAGAGCAGGAGTATCCTCTCTTACTTTTCCTTGTTGCAGGTGTGACGCTTGTAAGCTTTTTAACAGGTCTCGTGGTCTTGCCTCATTTTTCTGATGAACAGGAAGAAAGCAAGGATTATCTCATGCATATCGCCATTTTGAATGAGGTTACTTCGGAGTTAGAAAAAGAACTTGAAACTCATAAGAATAAGCTTCCTCTCTATGCGGCTATTGACAATTATCATGGACGTATTGAAAATCTTATCCTGAGTCAAGAAAATAAGGGGGCTCAAGAAGACTGGGCTGCTTTGAAACTCTTGATTCTTAGTATTGAAAGTGATGGATTGGAACAGGCCTATGAAGAGGGGAACATTAGCAATCGTGCTTACCGAGTTTACCAACGTTATCTGAAAAATATAGAACGAGGCATCAATCGTAAATTTGCATCACGATTGACCTATTATTTCCTTGTTTCTTTGCGAATTTTACGTTTTCTCCTTCATGAAGTTTTTACTCTCGGAAAGACCTTCCGTAGCTGGAAGGACAAGGAGCAAAGCCGTCTCCGTGCTCTTGATTATGACCAAATTGCAGAGCTCTATCTTGCCAATACAGAGATGATTATTGAAAGTTTGGAAAACCTGAAGGGAGTCTATAGACGCTCTTTGATTAGTTTTATGCAGGAGTCTCGTCTTCGTGAAACAGCTATTATCAGCAGTGGTGCCTTTGTCGAACGGGTTATTAATCGTGTCAAACCCAACAATATTGATGAAATGCTGAGAGGATATTATCTGGAGCGTAAGTTGATTTTCGAATACGAAGAAAAACGATTGATTACGACCAAGTATGCCAAGAAGTTACGACAAAATGTCAATAACTTAGAGAACTATTCTCTGAAGGAAGCTGCCAATACCCTGCCTTATGATATGGTGGAATTGGTAAGAAGAAATTAG
- a CDS encoding YihY/virulence factor BrkB family protein: MKKWWKELIDKPLLKAFLYYYQASDSELTSVAVAYYWLISIFPLLLVVVNILPYFQIPVGEFLGFMKDVLPPSLYEGVEKIAREVLTQPSTGLLSFSVLSALWSFSKSMNFLQKAFNKAYGVEKSRGLISHQMVSLLVSFGLQLLFAFVLFLSLFGQMILDLLAHYWTKDGIIYQALQGLAGPLTYALLFAILVMLYYFLPNLSNRKISYTLPGSAFVLLVILVLLTLFSSYLNYYVHHLVDVRILGSVLLVVMMFWFILIAKIVILGAVINASVQSLKDPSFNKD, translated from the coding sequence ATGAAAAAGTGGTGGAAAGAGCTGATAGATAAGCCTCTATTAAAAGCCTTTTTGTATTATTATCAAGCATCAGATAGTGAGTTGACCAGTGTCGCGGTAGCCTACTATTGGTTGATTTCGATTTTTCCCCTGCTTTTGGTGGTGGTCAATATCCTCCCCTATTTTCAGATTCCTGTGGGAGAATTTCTGGGCTTTATGAAAGACGTCCTGCCCCCAAGCCTCTATGAAGGTGTGGAAAAAATAGCTAGAGAAGTCTTGACGCAACCTTCAACAGGTTTGTTGAGTTTTTCTGTCTTGTCGGCGCTATGGAGTTTTTCAAAATCTATGAATTTCTTGCAAAAAGCTTTTAACAAGGCTTATGGCGTCGAAAAGAGTCGTGGACTTATTTCCCATCAGATGGTGAGTCTCCTGGTCAGTTTTGGTTTGCAGCTCCTCTTTGCGTTTGTCTTGTTTTTGAGCTTATTTGGGCAGATGATTTTGGATTTACTTGCTCATTATTGGACAAAAGATGGCATTATCTATCAGGCTTTACAAGGTTTGGCAGGTCCTCTGACTTACGCCCTCCTCTTTGCTATCTTGGTCATGCTTTATTATTTTCTTCCCAATCTATCTAACAGGAAAATTAGCTATACCCTACCAGGTAGTGCCTTTGTTCTCTTAGTGATTTTAGTTCTACTAACTCTGTTTTCTAGTTATCTCAATTACTATGTCCATCATTTAGTGGATGTCCGAATTTTAGGTTCCGTTCTTCTTGTTGTTATGATGTTTTGGTTTATCTTGATTGCTAAAATTGTTATCCTAGGCGCGGTGATCAATGCCAGTGTTCAGAGTTTGAAAGATCCGAGCTTTAATAAAGATTAA
- the queA gene encoding tRNA preQ1(34) S-adenosylmethionine ribosyltransferase-isomerase QueA: MNTADFDFHLPEELIAQTPLEKRDASKLLIVNRETGEMQDKHFHSIIDMLEPGDALVMNDTRVLPARLYGQKEETGGHVELLLLKNTAGDEWEVLAKPAKRLKVGTRVSFGDGRLSAVVTEELTHGGRIVRFEYQGIFLEVLESLGEMPLPPYIHEKLDDRERYQTVYAKESGSAAAPTAGLHFTKELLAEIQAKGVHLVYLTLHVGLGTFRPVSVDNLDEHEMHSEFYQLSEEAAATLRSVKENGGRVIAVGTTSIRTLETIGSKFDGQIQADSGWTNIFIKPGYEWKVVDAFSTNFHLPKSTLVMLVSAFAGRELVLDAYHHAIQEHYRFFSFGDAMFIY; encoded by the coding sequence ATGAATACAGCTGATTTTGATTTCCACTTGCCCGAGGAATTGATTGCCCAAACACCCCTTGAAAAACGAGATGCCTCTAAACTCCTCATCGTCAACCGTGAGACGGGAGAAATGCAGGACAAACACTTCCACTCTATTATTGATATGCTGGAACCTGGTGATGCCCTTGTCATGAACGACACCCGCGTTCTCCCTGCCCGACTCTATGGTCAAAAGGAAGAAACTGGAGGTCATGTGGAACTACTCCTACTCAAAAACACTGCTGGCGATGAGTGGGAAGTTCTGGCTAAACCTGCCAAACGCCTCAAGGTCGGTACTCGTGTCAGCTTTGGTGATGGTCGCCTCAGCGCTGTCGTTACGGAAGAATTGACTCACGGAGGCCGCATTGTCCGCTTTGAATACCAAGGAATTTTCCTGGAGGTCTTGGAAAGTCTGGGAGAAATGCCATTACCACCTTATATTCACGAAAAATTGGATGACCGCGAACGCTATCAAACTGTTTACGCCAAGGAAAGTGGCTCTGCTGCTGCACCGACTGCTGGACTACACTTCACTAAAGAATTGCTGGCAGAAATCCAAGCTAAGGGTGTTCATCTAGTCTATCTGACTCTTCATGTCGGACTCGGAACCTTTAGACCTGTTTCAGTTGACAATCTGGACGAACACGAAATGCACTCAGAATTCTACCAACTTTCTGAGGAAGCAGCTGCCACCCTTCGCTCGGTTAAAGAAAATGGAGGTCGTGTCATCGCTGTCGGAACCACTTCTATTCGCACCTTGGAGACTATTGGTTCCAAGTTTGATGGGCAAATCCAAGCAGATTCTGGCTGGACCAATATCTTTATCAAACCTGGCTATGAATGGAAGGTTGTAGATGCCTTCTCAACCAACTTCCACCTGCCAAAATCAACTCTGGTCATGTTGGTTTCTGCCTTTGCAGGCCGCGAATTAGTCTTAGATGCCTACCACCATGCCATCCAAGAACACTACCGCTTCTTTAGTTTTGGCGATGCCATGTTTATCTACTAA
- a CDS encoding glucosamine-6-phosphate deaminase yields MKVIKVENQIEGGKVAFEILKEKLDNGAQTLGLATGSSPLEFYKDIVESDLDFSNLTSVNLDEYVGLDGDNPQSYRHFMQENLFNQKPFKESFLPRGVKDHAEAEVKRYNQILADHPVDLQILGIGRNGHIGFNEPGTPFDSQTHLVELDQSTIEANARFFDKIEDVPTQAISMGIKNILDAKSIILFAYGESKAEAIAGTVSGPVTESLPASSLQNHPDVTIIADAEALSLLEK; encoded by the coding sequence ATGAAAGTCATTAAAGTTGAAAACCAAATCGAAGGTGGAAAAGTTGCTTTTGAGATTTTGAAGGAAAAATTGGACAACGGCGCTCAAACTCTAGGACTTGCGACAGGAAGCAGTCCACTTGAATTTTACAAGGATATTGTTGAGAGTGACCTTGATTTTTCAAATCTAACCAGTGTCAACCTTGATGAGTATGTAGGCCTTGATGGCGACAATCCTCAGTCTTATCGTCACTTCATGCAAGAAAACTTGTTCAACCAAAAACCATTTAAAGAAAGTTTCTTGCCTCGTGGGGTTAAGGATCATGCTGAAGCGGAAGTTAAACGCTACAACCAAATTTTGGCTGACCATCCAGTTGACCTGCAAATCTTGGGAATCGGTCGCAATGGACATATCGGATTTAATGAACCTGGTACTCCATTTGACAGTCAAACACATCTAGTAGAACTTGATCAGTCTACTATCGAAGCCAATGCGCGCTTCTTTGACAAGATTGAAGACGTTCCAACCCAAGCTATTTCAATGGGGATTAAAAACATTTTGGATGCCAAGTCTATTATTCTTTTTGCTTATGGTGAATCAAAAGCAGAAGCCATTGCTGGAACAGTGTCTGGCCCAGTTACTGAGTCTCTACCAGCAAGTAGCTTGCAAAACCACCCTGATGTGACCATCATTGCGGATGCTGAAGCGCTCAGCTTACTTGAAAAATAA